The following are encoded in a window of Kogia breviceps isolate mKogBre1 chromosome 12, mKogBre1 haplotype 1, whole genome shotgun sequence genomic DNA:
- the AMN1 gene encoding protein AMN1 homolog isoform X1 — translation MPSQQRVSQLLDLCLWCFMKNISRYITDIKPLPPNIKDRLIKIMSVQGQITDSNISEILHPEVQTLDLRSCDISDTALLHLCNCRKLKKLILNSSKENRISITSKGIKAVASSCSYLHEASLKRCCNLTDEGVLALALNCRLLKIIDLGGCLGITDVSLQALGENCPFLQCVDFSATQVSDSGVVALVSGPCAKKLEEIHMGYCVNLTDEAVEAVLTCCPQICILLFHGCPLVTDHSREVLEQLVGPNKLKQVTWTVY, via the exons ATGCCGAGCCAGCAGCGGGTCAGTCAGCTCCTGGATCT ATGCCTTTGGTGCTTCATGAAGAATATTTCTAGATATATCACAGACATTAAGCCTTTGCCACCCAACATAAAAGATAGACTGATCAAAATAATGAGCGTGCAGGGGCAGATAACAGATTCGAATATAAGTGAG ATTTTACATCCTGAAGTCCAAACTCTAGATCTACGAAGCTGTGATATTTCAGATACTGCTCTCCTGCACCTATGTAACTGCAGAAAattgaagaaattaattttaaattcctcaaaagaaaacagaatttccaTAACTTCAAAAG GAATAAAAGCTGTGGCTTCATCTTGTTCTTACCTGCACgaagcttctttgaaaagatgctGCAATCTCACTGATGAAGGAGTCCTTGCTCTTGCACTCAATTGCCGGCTGCTAAAGATCATTGATTTAGGTGGCTGCTTAGGTATTACTGATGTGTCCTTGCAGGCATTAGGAGAAAACTGCCCATTTTTGCAGTGTGTTGATTTTTCAGCTACTCAG GTATCTGACAGTGGTGTGGTTGCGCTTGTTAGTGGACCTTGTGCCAAGAAATTagag gAGATTCATATGGGATATTGTGTGAATCTGACTGATGAGGCTGTAGAAGCTGTCCTTACTTGCTGTCCTCAGATATGTATATTACTCTTCCATGGATGCCCCCTGGTAACAG
- the AMN1 gene encoding protein AMN1 homolog isoform X2 — translation MKNISRYITDIKPLPPNIKDRLIKIMSVQGQITDSNISEILHPEVQTLDLRSCDISDTALLHLCNCRKLKKLILNSSKENRISITSKGIKAVASSCSYLHEASLKRCCNLTDEGVLALALNCRLLKIIDLGGCLGITDVSLQALGENCPFLQCVDFSATQVSDSGVVALVSGPCAKKLEEIHMGYCVNLTDEAVEAVLTCCPQICILLFHGCPLVTDHSREVLEQLVGPNKLKQVTWTVY, via the exons ATGAAGAATATTTCTAGATATATCACAGACATTAAGCCTTTGCCACCCAACATAAAAGATAGACTGATCAAAATAATGAGCGTGCAGGGGCAGATAACAGATTCGAATATAAGTGAG ATTTTACATCCTGAAGTCCAAACTCTAGATCTACGAAGCTGTGATATTTCAGATACTGCTCTCCTGCACCTATGTAACTGCAGAAAattgaagaaattaattttaaattcctcaaaagaaaacagaatttccaTAACTTCAAAAG GAATAAAAGCTGTGGCTTCATCTTGTTCTTACCTGCACgaagcttctttgaaaagatgctGCAATCTCACTGATGAAGGAGTCCTTGCTCTTGCACTCAATTGCCGGCTGCTAAAGATCATTGATTTAGGTGGCTGCTTAGGTATTACTGATGTGTCCTTGCAGGCATTAGGAGAAAACTGCCCATTTTTGCAGTGTGTTGATTTTTCAGCTACTCAG GTATCTGACAGTGGTGTGGTTGCGCTTGTTAGTGGACCTTGTGCCAAGAAATTagag gAGATTCATATGGGATATTGTGTGAATCTGACTGATGAGGCTGTAGAAGCTGTCCTTACTTGCTGTCCTCAGATATGTATATTACTCTTCCATGGATGCCCCCTGGTAACAG